The Allocoprobacillus halotolerans nucleotide sequence CATAGTAAAAGAAGTTGAAGAAAAGGAAAAGAGATATGAAAAAGAAAGATATTATTTTTATTATAGGATTATGTATTGTCATTGGAGTAATCTATCTTGTTTATGAATTTACACAAACTCAAAAAGGTGGGAAGATAGAAGTTTATTATCATAATGAACTCAAGGAAACCATAGATATATCAAAAAACCAAATATATACTTTTGAAGGTGATTATGGAACTTTTCATTTAGAAGTTAAAGATTATCAATATCGTGCCATTGATGTTGAATGTCCTAATCACGATTGTGAAGAAGAAGGTTGGATTCAAGAAGGAAGTTCAAGAAAAATTATTTGTGTGCCTAATAATATTTATGTTGTCCAAGCAGATATTGCGCCTAAATATTAATGATAAGCTCAGATTAAGAAAATGTTCACAGTCAATTCATAAGCTTAAGTTATGATACCTGACTTTGGTATCCAACATTAAAATATAGTGAGACTTTCATTGAAAAACAGTAGTAATCTTTTAAGTGATTGCTACTGCTTTTTTATATTTTGTACCTGAATATTTGTTTTACTTGCCTTTCTGTCAAGTAATAATTTGTTAACGGTAATTTTGTCATTTATTCAAAGTCTTTTATGAACTTGCTTGATGTTGTTACGTTGATATATTTACTTTCTCCCTTGACTATCTTAAAACTTTTTACAAATTTCATAATTTCCTGTGTACTATATTTATTGTTCAAGATTTTGAATTGGAATATTCTTTCCAATAATACTGCCAGGTAACATATCAAAAAATGTCCCTTTATACTGTTTTCTTTTTGAAGGAATACTGGTCTGGCATCCAAATCGGATTTCATTATTCTAAATGATTCTTCTATCCTCCATAAATTGTGATAGGTATTGTAGATGTCTGTTGACTTCATATTTGTTTCTGATGTGATCAATAAATTATAACCTGCCAGTTCAAGTTCTTTTTCTATGATGTCTTCATTGATTGTTGCCTTTGCTTTTTCTCCATTTTCATTAGTGAAATTAACGTATTTTCCTAGATCTCCATATTCGGCTCTTTTTGCCTGACTGTAACATAGGCTTCTTGCCTTTTCAACCTGTTTGCTGATTTCATATCTTTTTTTAGATGCAAGCTTTGGATTATAAGTCACTACTCGTTTCTCAGTAAAATATATAGTCTTCTTTTTCCCGTCAATTTCTATATGATAAGGAAATTTGTCAATGCATGACTTATATCTGTATAATAATGTACCATTATCATTTTTTATTTCTTTCCAGTCTTC carries:
- a CDS encoding NusG domain II-containing protein, which encodes MKKKDIIFIIGLCIVIGVIYLVYEFTQTQKGGKIEVYYHNELKETIDISKNQIYTFEGDYGTFHLEVKDYQYRAIDVECPNHDCEEEGWIQEGSSRKIICVPNNIYVVQADIAPKY